A stretch of the Sphingosinithalassobacter tenebrarum genome encodes the following:
- a CDS encoding DUF72 domain-containing protein → MADVRVGIGGWTYEPWRGTFYPDDLTQKRELEYASRAMTAIEVNGTYYSSFKPKTFETWAQTAPDGFVYTLKASRYCTNRKKLAEGGDSIAKFLGQGIVELGDKLGPILWQFMATKKFEPEDFAAFLDLLPEKQNGVKLRHAVQVRHGSFHVPEFVALLRERNVAAVYADSNDYPALADLTGDFVYARIENAREEEAEGFSSDELDRWADVARGWARGESPEGLPYVAEKSAAKVPRETFVFMINGAKVRAPVAAQALLARLRD, encoded by the coding sequence ATGGCTGATGTTCGCGTCGGCATCGGCGGCTGGACTTATGAGCCGTGGCGCGGGACTTTCTATCCCGACGATCTGACCCAGAAGCGCGAGCTCGAATATGCCTCGCGCGCGATGACCGCGATTGAAGTCAACGGCACTTATTATTCGAGTTTCAAGCCGAAGACGTTCGAGACCTGGGCGCAGACCGCGCCCGACGGTTTCGTCTATACGCTCAAGGCGTCGCGCTACTGCACCAATCGCAAGAAGCTGGCCGAGGGCGGCGATTCGATCGCCAAGTTTCTGGGGCAGGGCATCGTCGAACTCGGCGATAAGCTCGGCCCGATCTTGTGGCAGTTCATGGCGACCAAGAAGTTCGAGCCCGAGGATTTCGCGGCATTTCTCGACCTGCTCCCCGAAAAGCAGAACGGGGTGAAGCTGCGCCACGCCGTGCAGGTGCGCCACGGAAGCTTCCACGTCCCCGAATTCGTCGCGCTGCTGCGCGAGCGCAACGTGGCGGCCGTCTATGCCGATTCCAACGACTATCCCGCGCTTGCCGATCTCACCGGCGACTTCGTTTACGCCCGGATCGAAAATGCGCGCGAGGAGGAGGCCGAGGGGTTCTCGTCGGACGAACTCGATCGCTGGGCGGATGTGGCGCGCGGCTGGGCCAGGGGCGAGAGTCCCGAAGGACTACCCTATGTCGCTGAAAAATCAGCTGCAAAGGTTCCACGTGAAACCTTCGTCTTCATGATCAACGGCGCCAAGGTCCGCGCGCCCGTGGCGGCGCAGGCATTGCTCGCGCGTCTGCGGGACTAG
- a CDS encoding tyrosine-type recombinase/integrase, with protein sequence MPTAKLNKRTIDALKPPAEKQFVLWDNEIRGFGIRVLPSGLKTFIIQYRNAEGIKRRVNLGRFGVLTVDQARDLAKIKLGAVASGEDPAEEARRARNEMNVSELCEWYLTEARAGRILGRRNRPIKESSLAMDESRIRTHINPLIGKRIARYLTIADVEAMQDDVAKGKTGKPRTGGRGGKATGGRGVAARCLTTIQAILGHAKHKGLLVEHPTKGAKKLAGNKRTRRLSVAEIETMGKAMVYAEQQGISPTGIAVIRLLLLTGYRREEGQAMQREWVNPMGGFVAFPDTKTGEQVRAIGPEAIKVIVAQPKIAGNPYVFAATTGDGPFTAVSACLQRVCGFAGITGVTPHVLRHTFASIAAELGFSELTIRAMLGHASQNVTQDYIHVDEALKLAVRRTSDEIAKLLAQGAAKLDRLRLVA encoded by the coding sequence ATGCCGACAGCCAAGCTGAACAAGCGCACGATCGATGCGCTCAAGCCCCCTGCTGAAAAACAGTTCGTCCTGTGGGATAACGAGATCCGCGGGTTCGGTATTCGGGTGCTGCCATCAGGGCTCAAGACGTTCATCATCCAGTATCGAAACGCCGAAGGCATCAAGCGCCGCGTTAATCTTGGCCGCTTTGGCGTGCTGACAGTGGACCAGGCTCGCGATCTGGCGAAAATCAAGCTCGGCGCCGTGGCATCCGGTGAAGACCCGGCTGAAGAAGCGCGCCGCGCGCGCAACGAGATGAATGTCTCTGAATTGTGCGAATGGTATCTGACCGAAGCGCGCGCAGGCAGAATCCTCGGTCGCCGCAACCGGCCGATCAAGGAGTCATCGCTTGCGATGGATGAGAGCCGGATTCGGACCCATATCAACCCGCTGATTGGCAAGCGCATCGCCCGTTACCTGACGATTGCCGATGTCGAAGCGATGCAGGACGATGTGGCGAAGGGCAAAACCGGAAAGCCTCGCACCGGCGGACGCGGTGGGAAGGCGACCGGCGGCCGCGGGGTCGCGGCACGCTGCCTGACCACGATCCAGGCGATCCTGGGACATGCGAAACATAAAGGCCTGCTGGTCGAGCATCCGACCAAGGGCGCCAAAAAGCTTGCCGGTAACAAGCGAACGAGGCGCCTCAGCGTCGCCGAGATCGAGACGATGGGCAAGGCTATGGTCTATGCGGAACAGCAAGGCATCAGCCCTACCGGGATCGCTGTAATCCGGCTGCTGCTTCTGACCGGGTATCGCCGCGAAGAAGGGCAAGCCATGCAGCGGGAATGGGTCAATCCGATGGGCGGGTTCGTCGCCTTCCCCGACACAAAGACGGGCGAGCAAGTCCGGGCGATCGGGCCGGAAGCGATCAAGGTGATCGTGGCGCAGCCCAAGATCGCCGGCAATCCCTATGTGTTTGCGGCGACAACGGGCGATGGACCCTTCACGGCTGTCAGCGCCTGCCTGCAACGCGTTTGCGGTTTTGCTGGCATCACGGGCGTCACGCCTCACGTCCTGCGTCACACCTTTGCGAGCATTGCCGCCGAACTCGGCTTCTCGGAACTAACGATCCGCGCGATGCTGGGACACGCCTCGCAGAACGTGACGCAGGATTACATCCACGTCGATGAAGCGCTGAAGTTGGCCGTTCGACGCACATCAGACGAGATCGCCAAGCTGCTCGCCCAAGGGGCTGCCAAACTCGACCGCCTTCGCCTCGTGGCCTGA
- a CDS encoding AI-2E family transporter has protein sequence MDPKLRETVVRSTLIVLLLVGLALLLVPLSGVLMLIFASILIAVLIRAAAIPFRKIGLPETLAVLLGLIAIIALLGFFGWMFGTQLGDEFRSLTARLPGAVRSAEQWVSEQPWGQDLQLSSITGAVPNLQSIAGGAFSFAFGALGALTNLVLVLIAAIYLALQPITYMRGIEHLFPKAQGEQVSDALAASGAALQRYLLGQLFTMTIVGTLVAVGLTIFDVPSAAALGVIVGLANFVPMIGPLVGAIPGVLLAFSQGPETALAAAIVYLVAQQFEGNVLTPIVQRWAVSIPPALLLFALAGLGVLFGFVGVIVAAPLAVVLYTLVTMLWSRDALGHDVSVPGRSRNG, from the coding sequence ATGGATCCGAAATTGCGTGAAACGGTGGTGCGCAGCACGTTGATCGTGCTGCTGCTCGTCGGGCTCGCACTGTTGCTGGTGCCGCTTTCGGGCGTGCTGATGCTGATCTTCGCGTCGATCCTGATCGCAGTGCTGATTCGCGCCGCGGCGATCCCCTTTCGCAAGATCGGCCTGCCCGAAACGCTTGCGGTATTGCTCGGGCTGATTGCGATCATCGCGCTGCTCGGCTTTTTCGGATGGATGTTCGGCACGCAGCTGGGCGATGAATTCCGCAGCCTCACGGCACGGCTGCCCGGCGCGGTGCGATCGGCGGAGCAATGGGTGAGCGAGCAGCCCTGGGGGCAGGATCTCCAGCTTTCCAGCATCACCGGCGCTGTCCCCAATCTGCAATCGATCGCCGGCGGCGCGTTCAGCTTCGCGTTCGGGGCGCTCGGCGCGCTCACCAATCTTGTGCTGGTGCTGATCGCTGCGATTTACCTCGCGCTTCAGCCGATCACCTATATGCGGGGAATCGAGCATCTCTTTCCCAAGGCGCAGGGCGAGCAAGTGAGTGACGCGCTGGCGGCAAGCGGTGCTGCCCTGCAACGCTATCTGCTGGGCCAGCTCTTCACCATGACCATCGTCGGTACGCTGGTGGCGGTCGGCCTGACGATTTTCGACGTTCCCTCGGCCGCGGCGCTCGGGGTAATCGTGGGACTCGCCAATTTCGTGCCGATGATCGGGCCGCTGGTCGGCGCGATTCCCGGCGTGCTGCTGGCTTTCAGCCAGGGGCCTGAAACCGCGCTGGCGGCGGCGATCGTCTATCTCGTCGCGCAACAGTTCGAAGGCAATGTGCTCACGCCGATCGTCCAGCGCTGGGCGGTTTCGATCCCGCCCGCATTGCTGCTGTTCGCACTGGCGGGGCTCGGCGTTCTGTTCGGATTTGTCGGCGTGATCGTCGCCGCGCCGCTTGCGGTGGTGCTCTATACGCTGGTGACGATGCTCTGGTCGCGCGACGCGCTTGGCCATGACGTCAGCGTGCCGGGGCGATCGCGCAATGGCTGA
- a CDS encoding type II toxin-antitoxin system RelE/ParE family toxin: MIVQEYIREDGSCPFRSWFDDLESQAGAKVATAIVRLELGNLSNVKWIGGGLGEYRINWGPGYRLYLAQDGNELIILFVGGTKKRQQADINEATALLNEYKGRKATAKKARK; this comes from the coding sequence TTGATCGTACAGGAGTATATCCGTGAAGATGGCTCCTGCCCGTTCCGATCCTGGTTTGATGATCTTGAATCTCAGGCCGGGGCCAAGGTCGCGACGGCGATTGTCCGGCTGGAACTGGGCAATCTATCGAACGTCAAATGGATCGGCGGCGGGCTCGGAGAATATCGGATCAATTGGGGCCCGGGCTATCGGCTCTACCTGGCGCAGGACGGGAATGAGCTGATCATCCTGTTCGTCGGCGGGACGAAGAAGCGACAACAGGCCGATATCAACGAGGCCACTGCATTGTTGAACGAATATAAGGGCCGCAAGGCCACGGCGAAGAAGGCCAGGAAATAG
- a CDS encoding GreA/GreB family elongation factor: MSVAFRREDDDAHKEPEYELPIPVGPNLVTERGLELIAGKEAELKAAMAQARDEEARKKLAREHRYWATQHATAQIAEAPAEGEAGIGSRVTIRRNGRTQSFRIVGHDEADPAAELLAFTAPLARAVMGAMAGELVDFGGQAESVEILSVD; the protein is encoded by the coding sequence ATGAGTGTCGCCTTCCGTCGCGAAGATGACGACGCGCACAAGGAGCCGGAATATGAGCTGCCGATCCCGGTCGGCCCCAATCTGGTCACCGAGCGCGGACTGGAGCTGATCGCGGGCAAGGAGGCCGAGCTCAAGGCGGCGATGGCGCAGGCACGTGACGAGGAGGCGCGCAAGAAACTGGCGCGCGAGCATCGCTACTGGGCGACGCAGCATGCCACTGCACAGATCGCCGAAGCTCCGGCCGAAGGCGAAGCCGGGATCGGTTCGCGCGTCACCATCCGCCGCAACGGCAGGACGCAAAGCTTCCGCATCGTCGGCCATGACGAAGCCGATCCGGCGGCCGAGCTGCTCGCCTTCACGGCGCCGCTGGCGCGCGCGGTGATGGGGGCGATGGCAGGCGAGCTGGTCGATTTCGGCGGGCAAGCGGAGTCTGTGGAGATCCTGTCGGTCGACTAG
- a CDS encoding helix-turn-helix domain-containing transcriptional regulator: MVLTRDFKETVKERTARDPAFAKAMLDEAATAFLNGEPHVARLILRDLVNASVGFEALAAETNRPSKSLHRMLSEKGNPSMDNLAAIFGAVRKRLGVAIEAHAVEAA, from the coding sequence ATGGTGCTGACACGGGATTTCAAGGAAACGGTAAAGGAGCGCACCGCGCGCGATCCCGCTTTCGCCAAGGCCATGCTCGACGAGGCTGCGACTGCCTTCCTCAATGGCGAGCCGCATGTCGCGCGTTTGATCCTGCGTGACCTGGTGAACGCATCGGTCGGTTTTGAAGCTTTGGCGGCCGAGACCAACCGGCCAAGCAAGAGTCTGCATCGGATGCTGTCGGAAAAGGGCAATCCGAGCATGGACAATCTCGCGGCCATTTTTGGGGCCGTACGCAAGCGCCTTGGCGTGGCGATCGAGGCGCATGCGGTTGAGGCTGCCTGA
- a CDS encoding FAD-dependent monooxygenase yields MSFSQPTLHDVIIAGAGSVGLFLACELRLTGVSVLVLEQAEDPASPLKSLPFGMRGLSAPTLEAFYRRGLLDDIEAAQRANDASGVTRAASHWQQQQRRPAGHFAGIPFFHEDVDTSRWAFRLPSPAGVNLAVDMQSLETILTARAVALGAEIRRGVGVEGFDQMSDGVIVSAGGEMFQTRWLVGCDGGRSTVRKAGGFDFVGTDPEFTGYSVLAELADPDALSPGRTYTATGMYTYAKPGTIAMVDFDRGAFHRSRPITREHVQAVLRRVSGTDVALTSLQLATTWTDRARQATIYRQGHVLLAGDAAHIHSPLGGQGLNLGLGDAMNLGWKLAATIRGEAPAGLLDSYAAERHPEGARILDWSRAQVALMRPTPSTRALEAIVRDLMATRDGATYFAERIWGISLRYDLGGSHPIVGRSVPDFELADGTRVGERLREGKGLLLDFAPDKPLRVIASRWHGRLNYVSGDVENSLGLSALLVRPDGFVAWASEGVADAEGAIRAMSRWFGEPER; encoded by the coding sequence ATGTCTTTTTCCCAACCGACCCTTCATGACGTCATCATCGCCGGAGCCGGTTCGGTCGGGCTGTTCCTTGCCTGCGAATTGCGCCTGACAGGTGTATCCGTGCTCGTCCTGGAACAGGCCGAGGATCCGGCCTCGCCATTGAAGTCGCTGCCCTTCGGCATGCGCGGCCTGTCGGCGCCGACCCTCGAGGCCTTCTATCGCCGCGGCCTGCTCGACGACATCGAAGCGGCCCAACGCGCGAACGATGCCTCAGGCGTGACCAGGGCCGCTTCCCATTGGCAGCAGCAGCAGCGCCGGCCGGCGGGCCACTTCGCCGGCATCCCGTTCTTCCACGAGGATGTCGATACGTCGCGATGGGCCTTCCGATTGCCGAGCCCGGCCGGGGTCAACCTGGCCGTGGACATGCAGTCTCTTGAAACCATCCTGACGGCAAGGGCGGTCGCGCTGGGGGCGGAAATCCGGCGCGGTGTCGGCGTCGAGGGTTTCGATCAAATGTCCGACGGCGTAATTGTCAGCGCTGGCGGCGAGATGTTCCAAACACGCTGGCTGGTCGGCTGCGACGGTGGCCGCAGCACCGTGCGCAAGGCCGGCGGCTTCGACTTCGTCGGCACCGACCCTGAATTTACCGGCTATTCCGTCCTGGCCGAGTTGGCCGATCCGGATGCGCTCAGCCCCGGACGCACCTACACCGCGACGGGCATGTATACGTACGCGAAGCCGGGCACGATCGCGATGGTCGATTTTGATCGAGGCGCCTTCCACCGATCACGGCCGATCACGCGCGAGCATGTGCAGGCGGTGCTGCGCCGGGTTTCCGGCACCGACGTCGCTCTGACATCCCTCCAGCTCGCTACCACATGGACCGACCGCGCGCGCCAGGCGACGATATACCGCCAGGGGCATGTACTGCTCGCCGGCGACGCCGCGCATATCCATTCGCCTCTCGGCGGCCAAGGCCTCAATCTCGGTCTTGGCGACGCCATGAACCTGGGCTGGAAGCTGGCCGCCACCATCCGGGGCGAAGCACCGGCGGGACTGCTCGACAGCTACGCCGCCGAACGGCATCCGGAGGGCGCACGGATTCTCGACTGGTCGCGCGCGCAGGTCGCGCTCATGCGGCCCACGCCGAGCACGCGTGCGCTCGAAGCCATTGTCCGCGATCTCATGGCGACGCGCGATGGCGCGACCTATTTCGCCGAGCGCATATGGGGCATATCGTTGCGCTACGATCTCGGGGGCAGCCATCCCATCGTCGGCCGAAGCGTTCCCGATTTTGAACTGGCCGACGGGACAAGAGTGGGCGAACGCCTGCGCGAAGGGAAAGGCCTGCTGCTGGACTTCGCTCCGGACAAACCGCTGCGGGTGATCGCGAGCCGCTGGCACGGACGCCTCAACTATGTTTCGGGCGACGTCGAGAACAGCCTGGGCTTGAGCGCGCTGCTCGTGCGCCCCGATGGTTTTGTGGCCTGGGCCAGCGAAGGTGTCGCTGACGCTGAGGGCGCCATACGAGCAATGTCACGCTGGTTCGGTGAGCCGGAGAGGTAG